A genomic window from Bradyrhizobium lupini includes:
- a CDS encoding GTP cyclohydrolase II, whose product MSRANRTDHIRLTSHPEPGRTAAFPIHWGAADARTRGPIIGTVSRAGDRNVIGSHGGSYAMYRALAVSAGALDPIRRPDLTNTFPAATIGPFPQWSDPAKIVALDPWGHLVAENFGKDIAEGIDIRPSIAVTRARLDLPEIREALAAKRLRADGDVVHANGSVSVVKIAIDPVWYLPGLAERFATNETELRRTLFEQTAGMFPELVTRPDMKVFLPPIGGTTVYMFGDVSKLPDHRTKITCRVHDECNGSDVFGSDICTCRPYLIHGIEESARGAQEGGLGLVIYNRKEGRALGEVTKFLVYNARKRQEDGDAAAAYFERTECVAGVQDARFQQLMPDTIHWLGLKRIDRFLSMSDMKHDALTSQGIDIVERVPIPPELIPADAYVEIAAKKAAGYYSTDIAPEKDVDGVVGRSLEKY is encoded by the coding sequence ATGAGCCGCGCGAACCGTACCGACCACATCCGCCTCACCTCCCATCCGGAGCCGGGCAGGACAGCCGCCTTCCCGATCCACTGGGGCGCCGCCGACGCACGCACCCGCGGTCCGATCATCGGCACGGTGTCGCGCGCGGGAGATCGCAACGTGATCGGCAGCCATGGCGGCTCCTATGCGATGTACCGCGCGCTCGCGGTGTCCGCCGGCGCGCTCGATCCGATTCGTAGGCCCGACCTCACCAACACGTTTCCCGCGGCGACCATCGGGCCGTTCCCGCAATGGAGCGATCCCGCCAAGATCGTCGCGCTCGATCCCTGGGGGCATCTCGTCGCCGAGAATTTCGGCAAGGACATCGCCGAGGGCATCGACATCAGGCCGAGCATCGCGGTGACGCGCGCGCGGCTGGACCTGCCGGAGATCCGCGAGGCGCTCGCCGCCAAGCGCCTGCGCGCCGACGGCGACGTCGTGCACGCCAATGGCAGCGTGTCGGTGGTGAAGATCGCGATCGATCCGGTCTGGTATCTGCCGGGCCTTGCGGAGCGCTTTGCGACCAACGAGACCGAGCTGCGGCGCACGCTGTTCGAGCAGACCGCCGGTATGTTCCCCGAGCTGGTGACCCGGCCGGACATGAAGGTGTTTCTGCCGCCGATCGGCGGCACCACAGTCTACATGTTCGGCGACGTCAGCAAGCTGCCGGACCATCGCACCAAGATCACCTGCCGCGTGCATGACGAGTGCAACGGCTCCGACGTGTTCGGCTCCGACATCTGCACCTGCCGGCCCTACCTCATTCACGGCATCGAGGAATCCGCGCGCGGCGCGCAGGAGGGCGGACTCGGGCTCGTGATCTACAACCGCAAGGAAGGCCGCGCGCTCGGCGAGGTCACGAAGTTCCTGGTCTACAATGCGCGCAAGCGCCAGGAGGACGGCGACGCGGCCGCCGCCTACTTCGAGCGCACCGAATGCGTCGCCGGCGTCCAGGACGCGCGCTTCCAGCAATTGATGCCCGACACCATCCACTGGCTGGGCCTGAAGCGCATCGACCGCTTCCTGTCGATGAGCGACATGAAGCACGACGCTTTGACCTCGCAGGGCATCGACATCGTCGAGCGCGTGCCGATCCCGCCCGAGCTCATTCCCGCCGACGCCTATGTCGAGATCGCCGCGAAGAAGGCCGCCGGCTATTACTCCACCGACATCGCGCCGGAGAAGGACGTCGACGGCGTGGTCGGGCGTTCGCTGGAAAAATACTGA
- a CDS encoding pyridoxal-phosphate dependent enzyme yields MPAPAYIDPRNGKLYPLDQPRWCSDERTPLLVTPGAGMSREEIEPRTRSLWRYRAALPVEIKTPITLGEGCTPLVQQAWGELRPFFKLEWFNPTGSFKDRGSAVMLSFLRQIGVDAILEDSSGNGGSSMAGLGAAGGMRVKILAPASTSPAKIAQVRAYGAAVQLVEGPREESEAEAIRQSSQTFYASHNWQPFFLEGTKSLAYEIWEDLGFRVPDNVIVPVGAGSSLLGCALGFRELLKAGQITRLPRLFAAQPLNCSPIDASFKAGVDTPVAREVNKTIAEGTAIKHPLRLREIIGALRESGGGTVALTEDEIVAALRRLAWQGLFAEPTSASAAAALEKLSATGSIKATETTVAVLTGTGLKAATIVADLVQ; encoded by the coding sequence ATGCCCGCCCCCGCCTACATCGACCCCCGCAACGGTAAGCTCTATCCGCTGGACCAGCCGCGCTGGTGCTCGGACGAGCGCACGCCGCTGCTGGTGACGCCCGGGGCAGGGATGTCGCGGGAGGAGATCGAGCCGCGCACGCGTTCGCTCTGGCGCTACCGGGCGGCGCTGCCGGTCGAGATCAAGACTCCGATCACGCTCGGCGAAGGCTGCACGCCGCTGGTGCAGCAGGCCTGGGGCGAGCTGCGCCCGTTCTTCAAGCTCGAATGGTTCAACCCGACCGGCAGCTTCAAGGACCGGGGCTCCGCCGTGATGCTGTCGTTCCTGCGGCAGATCGGCGTCGACGCCATTCTGGAGGACTCGTCCGGCAATGGCGGCTCGTCGATGGCGGGTCTCGGCGCCGCCGGCGGCATGCGCGTGAAGATTCTCGCGCCGGCGTCGACGTCGCCGGCCAAGATCGCGCAGGTCCGCGCCTATGGCGCGGCGGTGCAGCTGGTCGAGGGCCCGCGCGAGGAATCGGAGGCCGAGGCGATCCGGCAGTCGAGCCAGACCTTCTATGCCAGCCACAATTGGCAACCGTTCTTCCTCGAAGGCACCAAGTCGCTCGCCTATGAGATCTGGGAAGACCTCGGCTTCCGCGTCCCCGACAACGTCATCGTGCCCGTCGGCGCCGGCAGCAGCCTTTTGGGTTGCGCCCTTGGTTTCCGTGAGCTGTTGAAAGCCGGCCAGATCACCAGGCTGCCGCGCCTGTTCGCGGCGCAGCCGCTCAACTGCTCGCCGATCGATGCAAGCTTCAAGGCCGGCGTCGACACCCCTGTCGCGCGCGAGGTGAACAAGACCATCGCCGAAGGCACCGCGATCAAGCATCCGCTGCGCCTGCGCGAGATCATCGGCGCGTTGCGCGAGAGCGGTGGCGGCACTGTCGCGCTGACCGAGGACGAGATCGTCGCCGCGCTGCGGCGTCTTGCGTGGCAGGGCCTGTTCGCCGAGCCGACCAGCGCAAGTGCTGCCGCCGCGCTGGAGAAACTATCCGCCACCGGTAGCATCAAGGCGACCGAGACCACGGTCGCGGTCCTCACCGGCACCGGCCTCAAGGCCGCGACCATCGTTGCCGATCTCGTGCAATAG
- a CDS encoding DUF2927 domain-containing protein encodes MTALAPSPSGFRIVLLALATVAFAPDTATIAVAGELPAIASRQRAEKKSFTDGEIVDGFLKTAFGAEYHLAGRVDRIRKFDGPVRVFAESDRADRKAQLAKVVADIGKRVQHLDIAMIDSSEAANVRVKLVRDRDLFRTISSFYGAEKAREIRTSLDPQCLSGFRKNDNFEIEHSDVILTVDNGDFTFLDCAYEELLQSLGPINDTASVPWTMFNDNVSMGYFDVYDQYILNLLYDPRIKAGMTVAEVKAALPDVLTDVRIWVRRVNDLKE; translated from the coding sequence ATGACCGCATTGGCCCCGTCTCCGTCCGGCTTTCGCATCGTGCTGCTGGCGCTCGCCACCGTCGCGTTCGCGCCTGACACCGCTACCATCGCCGTCGCGGGCGAATTGCCCGCGATCGCTTCGCGCCAGCGCGCCGAGAAGAAGAGCTTTACCGACGGCGAGATCGTCGACGGCTTTCTGAAGACGGCGTTCGGCGCCGAATACCACCTTGCCGGCCGTGTCGATCGCATCCGCAAGTTCGACGGACCGGTGCGCGTGTTCGCCGAGAGCGATCGCGCCGACCGCAAGGCGCAGCTCGCGAAAGTCGTAGCCGACATCGGCAAGCGCGTGCAGCATCTCGACATCGCCATGATCGACTCCAGCGAAGCGGCGAATGTGCGCGTGAAGCTCGTGCGCGACCGCGATCTGTTCCGCACCATCTCGAGCTTCTACGGTGCGGAGAAGGCCCGCGAGATCCGCACCTCGCTCGATCCGCAATGCCTGTCCGGCTTCCGCAAGAACGACAATTTCGAGATCGAGCATTCCGACGTCATCCTCACCGTCGACAACGGCGATTTCACCTTCCTCGACTGCGCCTATGAGGAGCTGCTGCAATCGCTCGGCCCGATCAACGACACCGCCAGCGTGCCCTGGACCATGTTCAACGACAACGTCTCGATGGGCTATTTCGACGTCTATGACCAGTACATCCTCAACCTGCTCTACGATCCCCGCATCAAGGCCGGCATGACCGTGGCTGAGGTCAAGGCGGCGCTGCCCGACGTGCTCACCGATGTACGCATTTGGGTGAGGCGCGTGAACGATCTGAAGGAGTGA
- a CDS encoding L,D-transpeptidase, producing the protein MIRYFAAPIAAIALLSATAGGAFAEEFDSRDIMGGGPNFFRGGSSPVPRTTVMYNGNYAPGTIVVNTSERRLYLVLQNGQALRYGIGVGRDGFRWGGVHRITAKKEWPDWTPPSQMLARRPDLPRHMKGGVENPLGARAMYLGSTLYRIHGSNEPETIGQAVSSGCFRMTNDDVTDLYGRVGVGTTVVVLNN; encoded by the coding sequence ATGATCCGGTATTTTGCCGCGCCGATTGCCGCCATCGCACTTCTGTCGGCGACCGCCGGCGGCGCCTTCGCCGAGGAGTTCGACTCGCGCGACATCATGGGCGGCGGCCCGAATTTCTTCCGCGGCGGCTCGAGCCCAGTTCCCCGCACCACCGTCATGTATAACGGCAACTACGCCCCGGGCACGATCGTGGTGAACACCTCGGAGCGCCGGCTCTATCTGGTGCTCCAGAACGGCCAGGCCCTGCGCTACGGCATCGGTGTCGGCCGCGACGGCTTCCGCTGGGGCGGCGTGCACCGGATCACCGCCAAGAAGGAATGGCCGGACTGGACGCCGCCGTCACAGATGCTGGCGCGCCGGCCGGACCTGCCGCGTCACATGAAGGGCGGCGTCGAAAATCCGCTCGGTGCGCGCGCGATGTATCTGGGCTCGACACTCTATCGCATCCACGGCTCCAACGAGCCGGAGACGATCGGCCAGGCGGTGTCCTCGGGCTGCTTCCGCATGACCAATGACGACGTCACCGACCTCTACGGCCGCGTCGGGGTCGGCACCACGGTGGTCGTGCTGAACAACTAG
- a CDS encoding acetolactate synthase large subunit has translation MNGAESLVRTMVKGGVDVCFSNPGTSEMHFVAALDRVPGMRCVLGLFEGVVTGAADGYFRMKGTPASTLLHLGPGLANGLANLHNAKKANSGIVNIVGQHAVYHIDYNAPLTSDIEGLARPMSSWVRTSPDSKSVAADGAAAIAAAKSAPPQIATLILPADTAWNEADGIAEVPAEQQRASYSPQAVEQAAKILHGDGEGTLLLMTGSALSEQGLALAERIAAKTGCTVMGPTFRPRMARGRGRFSIDRIHYVIDNALQMLARFRHIVLVESDDPVAFFAYPNKPSILKPEGCEVHRMTSWGENSVAALEALAGAVKASAKDVKPQAAAELLKPTGALTHASIAQSIAYAIPENAILVDESLTTGRAFFPPTAAAAPHDWLQNMGGSIGFSTPLSIGAAIACPDRKVICMVGDGSAMYTIQSLWTQARENLNIVTIVFANRIYQILRGEFDNVGAGEPGQRANDMLRLDRPTLDFVALAKGMGVPGRAVTNADEFNKALAEAVAEPGPRLIEVQM, from the coding sequence ATGAACGGTGCGGAAAGTCTGGTGCGGACGATGGTCAAGGGCGGGGTCGACGTCTGCTTCTCCAACCCCGGCACCTCCGAGATGCATTTTGTCGCAGCGCTCGACCGCGTGCCCGGCATGCGTTGCGTGCTCGGCCTGTTCGAAGGCGTGGTGACCGGCGCCGCCGACGGCTATTTCCGCATGAAGGGCACGCCGGCCTCGACGCTGCTGCATCTCGGCCCCGGTCTTGCCAACGGCCTTGCCAATCTGCACAACGCCAAGAAGGCGAATTCCGGCATCGTCAACATCGTCGGCCAGCACGCCGTCTACCACATCGACTACAACGCGCCGCTGACCTCCGACATCGAGGGCCTGGCCCGGCCGATGTCGTCCTGGGTCCGCACTTCGCCGGACTCCAAATCGGTCGCTGCCGACGGTGCCGCGGCGATCGCCGCCGCCAAGAGCGCGCCGCCGCAGATCGCGACCCTGATCCTGCCCGCCGACACCGCCTGGAACGAAGCGGACGGCATCGCCGAGGTTCCGGCCGAGCAGCAGCGCGCAAGCTATTCGCCGCAGGCGGTCGAGCAGGCCGCAAAGATCCTGCACGGCGACGGCGAGGGCACGCTGCTGCTGATGACCGGCAGTGCGCTGAGCGAGCAGGGCCTGGCGCTGGCCGAGCGCATCGCCGCCAAGACCGGTTGCACCGTGATGGGCCCGACCTTCCGTCCCAGGATGGCGCGCGGCCGCGGCCGCTTCTCGATCGACCGCATCCATTACGTGATCGACAACGCGCTGCAGATGCTGGCCAGGTTCCGCCATATCGTGCTGGTCGAGTCCGACGATCCCGTGGCGTTCTTTGCCTATCCGAACAAGCCGAGCATCCTCAAGCCAGAGGGCTGCGAGGTGCATCGCATGACCTCCTGGGGTGAGAATTCGGTCGCTGCACTCGAAGCCCTTGCCGGCGCGGTGAAGGCCAGCGCGAAGGACGTCAAGCCGCAGGCCGCGGCTGAGCTGCTCAAGCCGACCGGCGCACTGACCCACGCCTCGATCGCCCAGTCGATCGCCTATGCGATTCCGGAGAATGCGATCCTGGTCGACGAATCCCTCACCACCGGCCGCGCCTTCTTCCCGCCGACAGCGGCGGCTGCTCCGCACGACTGGCTCCAGAACATGGGCGGCTCGATCGGCTTCTCGACGCCGCTCTCGATCGGTGCCGCGATCGCCTGCCCGGACCGCAAGGTGATCTGCATGGTCGGCGACGGCAGCGCGATGTACACGATCCAGTCGCTGTGGACGCAGGCGAGAGAAAATCTCAATATCGTCACCATCGTGTTCGCCAATCGCATCTACCAGATCCTGCGCGGCGAGTTCGACAATGTCGGCGCCGGCGAGCCCGGCCAGCGCGCCAACGACATGCTGCGGCTCGACCGGCCGACGCTGGATTTCGTGGCGCTGGCCAAGGGCATGGGCGTGCCCGGCCGCGCCGTCACCAACGCGGACGAGTTCAACAAGGCGCTGGCCGAGGCCGTCGCCGAGCCCGGACCGCGGCTGATCGAAGTCCAGATGTAG